A genomic stretch from Prochlorococcus marinus str. MIT 9312 includes:
- a CDS encoding ribulose bisphosphate carboxylase small subunit gives MPFQSTVGDYQTVATLETFGFLPPMTQEEIYDQIAYIIAQGWSPVIEHVHPSGSMQTYWSYWKLPFFGEKDLNLVVSELEACHRAYPDHHVRIIGYDAYTQSQGTAFVVFQGR, from the coding sequence ATGCCTTTCCAGAGCACAGTAGGCGACTATCAAACAGTCGCAACCCTGGAAACATTCGGTTTCTTACCACCGATGACCCAGGAAGAAATATACGATCAAATTGCATACATAATTGCTCAAGGTTGGAGTCCTGTCATTGAGCATGTTCACCCTAGTGGAAGTATGCAAACTTATTGGTCTTATTGGAAACTCCCATTCTTTGGGGAAAAAGATCTTAACTTGGTTGTAAGTGAATTAGAGGCATGTCATAGAGCATACCCTGATCATCATGTAAGAATCATCGGTTACGATGCTTACACACAAAGCCAAGGAACAGCTTTTGTAGTTTTCCAAGGACGCTAA